The following proteins come from a genomic window of Geomonas sp. RF6:
- a CDS encoding BRO family protein gives MTKIMRYLFGVEEAQVITTRKFDGEHWYTAVDICNLLGIENHSQAVHRQRETDNLTLEDSEWRKESVFNGTSKRKMLMVNDSGALKLIFQGTSAVACDIQERARKTSIDLIPASWPLGLLGME, from the coding sequence ATGACAAAAATAATGAGATACCTCTTCGGCGTAGAAGAGGCACAAGTAATCACAACTCGTAAGTTTGATGGCGAGCATTGGTACACGGCGGTCGATATATGCAATCTGCTGGGAATTGAGAATCACAGCCAAGCAGTTCACCGGCAGAGAGAAACAGACAATCTCACTCTTGAGGACTCAGAGTGGAGAAAAGAATCGGTCTTCAATGGCACCAGCAAGCGGAAAATGCTGATGGTAAATGACTCTGGGGCACTCAAGCTGATATTCCAAGGCACATCCGCTGTGGCGTGTGACATTCAGGAGAGGGCAAGGAAGACGTCGATAGACCTGATCCCAGCCTCTTGGCCTCTTGGACTGCTAGGAATGGAATAA
- a CDS encoding DUF927 domain-containing protein: MNGEGMKYTEGQAASVGNPQQDSANFRDTSNAGQQSENGEFQGEVIKAILGKNEFAINGEGVYWAEISGTQIKPEMLVCAPLRVVADSRDDNSQNWGRILEFEDRDGNQQRYHMQMSDLRRDGEAIVDALLSKGLSMVPGKKARLRLIDYIQNSKPIKNNRVLTTDKTGWYGTRFVLPDEVIGAGEEDVMCISSTASANPLVSRGSLDDWKRDVALLCKGNSRLLFAVSCAFASPMLYALGEESGGFNFVGGSSTGKSTALHVAASVYGKPDRYTQNWRSTSNGLEGIAKAHNDTLLILDELGQVQPKDAGEISYMLANGAGKQRANIKGEARQKATWRLLFLSSGEITLADHMVEGGKKARAGQEIRLADIPADAGCNMGIFENLNDIDTPAALAELLKRNAAERHGTAFRAFIEKVIEDYDQVIQDVKVYRDDFIKENALQDASGQVNRLLNRFALVAAAGEMATALEITGWELGDASRASAQCFKGLLEKRGGTGMQEEAALFSQVRAFFELHGESRFTPREKGTGVPDTHKVTHNRAGFIIKNGDGNTEYLVLPEAFTEICSGFDKKWAAKVLVERGLILPGNDGKNQRSVRLAGIGTKKIYHFTAKAIADE; the protein is encoded by the coding sequence GTGAACGGTGAAGGCATGAAATATACGGAGGGACAAGCGGCAAGTGTTGGCAACCCTCAACAAGATAGTGCGAATTTTCGGGATACCTCAAATGCAGGGCAGCAATCCGAAAATGGCGAATTCCAAGGGGAAGTCATCAAGGCCATCCTTGGGAAGAACGAATTCGCAATCAACGGCGAGGGGGTGTACTGGGCCGAAATTTCAGGGACGCAAATTAAACCGGAAATGCTGGTGTGTGCCCCACTAAGGGTAGTGGCTGACAGCCGCGATGATAACAGCCAGAACTGGGGGCGGATACTCGAATTCGAGGACAGGGACGGAAACCAACAGCGTTACCACATGCAGATGAGCGACTTGAGGCGAGACGGTGAAGCCATCGTTGATGCCCTGCTGTCAAAAGGGTTGTCCATGGTGCCGGGCAAGAAGGCAAGACTCCGGTTGATTGACTACATTCAGAATAGCAAACCGATTAAGAACAACCGGGTTCTGACAACCGATAAGACCGGGTGGTACGGTACGCGATTTGTCCTCCCTGATGAGGTTATCGGTGCAGGAGAGGAAGACGTAATGTGCATATCGTCCACGGCATCAGCTAATCCGCTAGTCAGCAGAGGATCGCTTGACGATTGGAAGCGTGATGTGGCGCTGCTCTGTAAGGGTAACTCACGTCTGCTATTTGCGGTGTCCTGCGCATTTGCGTCTCCAATGTTGTACGCCTTAGGCGAGGAAAGCGGAGGGTTTAACTTCGTTGGTGGCAGTAGTACCGGAAAGAGCACCGCCCTCCATGTAGCAGCCTCGGTCTACGGAAAGCCCGACCGATATACCCAGAACTGGCGATCCACCTCCAATGGCTTGGAAGGCATTGCCAAGGCCCACAACGATACCCTGCTAATTCTGGATGAGCTTGGACAGGTGCAGCCGAAGGATGCAGGCGAGATTTCATACATGCTGGCCAACGGTGCAGGGAAGCAAAGGGCGAATATCAAGGGTGAGGCTAGGCAGAAAGCGACATGGCGGCTGCTATTTTTGTCCTCCGGTGAGATCACGCTTGCCGATCACATGGTCGAAGGTGGGAAAAAAGCAAGGGCTGGACAAGAAATCCGTTTAGCTGATATCCCCGCCGATGCAGGCTGCAACATGGGGATCTTTGAAAACCTGAATGATATCGATACGCCCGCAGCGTTGGCAGAGTTGCTCAAGCGTAACGCAGCAGAACGTCATGGGACGGCCTTTCGGGCTTTCATTGAGAAGGTTATCGAGGATTACGACCAGGTGATACAGGACGTGAAGGTCTACCGGGATGACTTCATAAAGGAGAACGCATTACAGGACGCCAGTGGTCAGGTCAACAGGCTTCTGAACCGGTTTGCGCTGGTTGCGGCCGCTGGCGAAATGGCGACAGCTCTGGAAATAACCGGCTGGGAACTTGGCGATGCCAGTAGGGCATCAGCTCAGTGCTTCAAAGGGCTGCTAGAAAAGCGGGGAGGGACAGGCATGCAGGAGGAGGCAGCTCTATTCTCCCAAGTCCGTGCCTTTTTTGAGCTCCATGGCGAGTCTCGGTTTACACCGCGGGAGAAGGGCACGGGGGTACCTGATACCCACAAGGTCACACACAATCGAGCAGGGTTCATCATCAAGAATGGCGACGGTAATACCGAGTACCTCGTATTACCAGAAGCCTTCACTGAGATCTGCTCTGGCTTTGACAAGAAGTGGGCGGCGAAAGTCTTGGTGGAAAGGGGGTTGATCCTGCCTGGGAATGACGGCAAAAACCAGCGGAGCGTCAGGCTGGCCGGGATCGGAACGAAAAAGATTTACCACTTTACGGCCAAGGCCATTGCAGATGAATAG